Proteins co-encoded in one Flavobacteriales bacterium genomic window:
- a CDS encoding tetratricopeptide repeat protein, producing MRLKKYISIVVLVLAPLLLLAQTETDEQLAAQYFKNGEYDKAEIYYQKLYKRYNDEFFFQYYVDCLLKLENFSEAEKTVEKRIKKEENPVLYVYLGYVQKAAGDEKKAEQAYTKAIQELPPFQRQIDALANAFSDKGELDYVVRTYDKGRKLLNGLYNYHFELASVYNVQGKFDLAVEEYLNALEEDESQITKVRTDLLDLFIADQTGKKQEYFEEAVVGQIQRQPQRDIYAELLIWHFEQQKKFIQAFAQAKAVDRRNKEDGARIMQFAHICRGNGSYDLAIEAYQYVIKKGRDSYYYLSCKKDLVNTLYEKAVAGGSYTEQELLDLEKTFLTTLDEFGRNGNVAKMMLNLAELYTFYIHDTEKGINLLYEVLDLPGINKEDLAMAKIQLADALLFTGEVWETTLLYSQAEKMFKTSEIGRTAKLKNAKLAYYTGQFDWAQAQLNVLKAATSDFIANDALYLAMLIGDNSYMDTTYAALRTFARADLLLYQNKLDSAKLGLDSIEEFYPGHSLQDDILYKRAQIAEQEGNYELAQENYHRVWKEYPTDLLADDAVYRMALLNENRLNSTSKAMEYYQELLLNYPGSLFTVEARKRYRTLRGDLLN from the coding sequence ATGAGATTGAAGAAATACATATCGATCGTTGTTTTGGTGCTTGCTCCGCTGTTGCTTTTGGCACAGACAGAGACAGACGAGCAATTGGCTGCGCAGTACTTTAAGAATGGCGAGTATGATAAGGCCGAGATCTATTATCAGAAGCTATATAAGCGCTACAACGATGAGTTTTTCTTTCAGTATTATGTTGATTGCCTGCTGAAACTTGAGAATTTCTCGGAAGCAGAGAAGACCGTAGAGAAGCGCATCAAGAAAGAGGAGAATCCTGTGCTTTACGTGTATCTGGGTTACGTGCAAAAGGCTGCTGGAGATGAGAAAAAGGCCGAACAGGCCTATACAAAGGCGATTCAAGAATTGCCACCTTTTCAGAGGCAGATTGATGCATTGGCGAATGCGTTTTCGGACAAAGGCGAATTGGATTACGTGGTACGTACCTATGACAAGGGCCGAAAATTGTTGAACGGTCTTTACAATTACCATTTCGAGTTGGCTAGCGTGTACAACGTTCAAGGGAAATTTGATTTAGCTGTAGAGGAATACTTGAACGCACTGGAAGAAGATGAGTCGCAGATAACGAAAGTGCGCACCGATCTTTTGGACCTTTTCATTGCTGATCAAACTGGCAAGAAGCAAGAGTATTTCGAAGAAGCTGTTGTGGGGCAGATCCAACGTCAACCTCAGCGAGACATTTATGCCGAATTGCTGATCTGGCATTTTGAACAACAGAAGAAGTTCATTCAAGCATTTGCCCAAGCGAAGGCTGTGGATAGAAGGAACAAGGAAGATGGGGCACGGATCATGCAGTTTGCGCACATCTGCCGCGGCAACGGATCATACGATCTTGCCATTGAAGCCTATCAGTATGTGATAAAAAAAGGACGCGACAGCTACTATTATCTGAGTTGCAAGAAAGACCTAGTGAACACACTCTACGAAAAGGCAGTGGCTGGCGGATCGTACACCGAACAGGAATTGCTCGACCTTGAGAAGACATTCCTGACAACCTTGGATGAATTTGGTCGCAATGGCAATGTGGCGAAGATGATGCTGAATTTGGCTGAGCTTTATACCTTCTACATCCACGATACGGAAAAGGGAATCAACCTGTTGTACGAGGTTCTCGATCTTCCGGGAATCAACAAGGAAGACCTTGCAATGGCGAAGATCCAATTGGCAGATGCCTTGCTTTTTACGGGTGAAGTGTGGGAAACCACGCTGCTTTATTCGCAGGCAGAGAAGATGTTCAAGACCAGCGAAATCGGTCGAACGGCCAAACTCAAGAACGCAAAACTTGCTTATTACACTGGCCAATTTGATTGGGCTCAAGCGCAGCTCAATGTGCTGAAAGCCGCTACCAGCGATTTTATCGCCAACGATGCGCTATATCTGGCCATGCTCATTGGCGACAATTCATACATGGATACGACCTATGCTGCGCTACGAACATTCGCTCGTGCGGACCTTCTCCTCTATCAGAACAAGCTCGATAGTGCTAAACTCGGGCTCGATAGCATCGAAGAATTCTATCCAGGTCACAGCCTACAGGATGATATTCTGTACAAACGAGCACAGATTGCTGAGCAGGAAGGCAATTACGAACTCGCTCAGGAAAATTATCACCGCGTTTGGAAAGAATATCCGACCGATCTTTTGGCAGATGACGCGGTTTACAGAATGGCACTACTCAACGAAAACCGTCTCAACAGTACTTCCAAGGCGATGGAATACTATCAGGAATTGCTGCTCAATTATCCAGGAAGTCTTTTCACAGTTGAAGCTCGAAAACGATATAGAACTTTGCGTGGCGACTTACTGAACTAA